A portion of the Macaca thibetana thibetana isolate TM-01 chromosome 9, ASM2454274v1, whole genome shotgun sequence genome contains these proteins:
- the UROS gene encoding uroporphyrinogen-III synthase isoform X6, with the protein MKVLLLKDAKEDDCGQDPYIRELGLYGLEATLIPVLSFEFLSLPSFSEKLSHPEDYGGLIFTSPRAVEAAQLCLEKNNKTEVWERSLKEKWNAKSVYVVGNATASLVSKIGLDTEGETCGNAEKLAEYICSRIAMESVTVYQTIPHPGIQGNLNSYYSQQGVPASITFFSPSGLTYSLKHIQELSGDNIDQIKFAAIGPTTARALAAQGLPVSCTAESPTPQALATGIRKALQPHGCC; encoded by the exons ATGAAGGTTCTTTTACTGAAGGATGCTAAGGAAGACGACTGTGGCCAGGATCCGTATATCAGG GAATTAGGATTATATGGACTTGAAGCCACTCTGATCCCTGTTTTATCATTTGAATTTTTGTCTCTTCCCAGTTTCTCTGAGAAG CTTTCTCATCCTGAAGATTACGGGGGACTCATTTTTACCAGCCCCAGAGCAGTGGAAGCGGCACAGTTATGTttggagaaaaacaataaaactgaag TCTGGGAAAGgtctctgaaagaaaaatggaatgccAAGTCAGTGTATGTGGTTGGAAATGCTACTGCTTCTCTAG tgAGTAAAATTGGCCTGGATACAGAAGGAGAAACCTGTGGAAATGCAGAAAAGCTTGCAGAATATATTTGTTCCA GGATTGCCATGGAAAGCGTAACTGTGTATCAGACAATTCCACACCCAGGAATCCAAGGGAACCTGAACAGCTACTATTCCCAGCAG GGGGTTCCAGCCAGCATCACATTTTTCAGTCCCTCTGGCCTCACATACAGTCTCAAGCATATTCAGGAGTTATCTGGTGACAATATCGATCAAATTAAG TTTGCAGCCATCGGCCCCACTACGGCTCGCGCGCTGGCCGCCCAGGGCCTGCCTGTAAGCTGCACTGCAGAGAGCCCCACGCCACAAGCCCTGGCCACTGGCATCAGGAAGGCACTCCAGCCCCATGGCTGCTGCTGA
- the UROS gene encoding uroporphyrinogen-III synthase isoform X4 → MKVLLLKDAKEDDCGQDPYIRELGLYGLEATLIPVLSFEFLSLPSFSEKLSHPEDYGGLIFTSPRAVEAAQLCLEKNNKTEVWERSLKEKWNAKSVYVVGNATASLVSKIGLDTEGETCGNAEKLAEYICSRESSALPLLFPCGNLKREILPKALKDKGIAMESVTVYQTIPHPGIQGNLNSYYSQQGVPASITFFSPSGLTYSLKHIQELSGDNIDQIKFAAIGPTTARALAAQGLPVSCTAESPTPQALATGIRKALQPHGCC, encoded by the exons ATGAAGGTTCTTTTACTGAAGGATGCTAAGGAAGACGACTGTGGCCAGGATCCGTATATCAGG GAATTAGGATTATATGGACTTGAAGCCACTCTGATCCCTGTTTTATCATTTGAATTTTTGTCTCTTCCCAGTTTCTCTGAGAAG CTTTCTCATCCTGAAGATTACGGGGGACTCATTTTTACCAGCCCCAGAGCAGTGGAAGCGGCACAGTTATGTttggagaaaaacaataaaactgaag TCTGGGAAAGgtctctgaaagaaaaatggaatgccAAGTCAGTGTATGTGGTTGGAAATGCTACTGCTTCTCTAG tgAGTAAAATTGGCCTGGATACAGAAGGAGAAACCTGTGGAAATGCAGAAAAGCTTGCAGAATATATTTGTTCCA GGGAGTCCTCAGCACTGCCTCTTCTATTTCCCTGTGGAAACCTCAAAAGAGAAATCCTGCCGAAAGCGCTCAAGGACAAAG GGATTGCCATGGAAAGCGTAACTGTGTATCAGACAATTCCACACCCAGGAATCCAAGGGAACCTGAACAGCTACTATTCCCAGCAG GGGGTTCCAGCCAGCATCACATTTTTCAGTCCCTCTGGCCTCACATACAGTCTCAAGCATATTCAGGAGTTATCTGGTGACAATATCGATCAAATTAAG TTTGCAGCCATCGGCCCCACTACGGCTCGCGCGCTGGCCGCCCAGGGCCTGCCTGTAAGCTGCACTGCAGAGAGCCCCACGCCACAAGCCCTGGCCACTGGCATCAGGAAGGCACTCCAGCCCCATGGCTGCTGCTGA
- the UROS gene encoding uroporphyrinogen-III synthase isoform X5, producing MKVLLLKDAKEDDCGQDPYIRELGLYGLEATLIPVLSFEFLSLPSFSEKLSHPEDYGGLIFTSPRAVEAAQLCLEKNNKTEVWERSLKEKWNAKSVYVVGNATASLVSKIGLDTEGETCGNAEKLAEYICSRESSALPLLFPCGNLKREILPKALKDKGIAMESVTVYQTIPHPGIQGNLNSYYSQQGVPASITFFSPSGLTYSLKHIQELSGDNIDQIKRWGLTMLPRLISNSWPQAIFPPWPPKI from the exons ATGAAGGTTCTTTTACTGAAGGATGCTAAGGAAGACGACTGTGGCCAGGATCCGTATATCAGG GAATTAGGATTATATGGACTTGAAGCCACTCTGATCCCTGTTTTATCATTTGAATTTTTGTCTCTTCCCAGTTTCTCTGAGAAG CTTTCTCATCCTGAAGATTACGGGGGACTCATTTTTACCAGCCCCAGAGCAGTGGAAGCGGCACAGTTATGTttggagaaaaacaataaaactgaag TCTGGGAAAGgtctctgaaagaaaaatggaatgccAAGTCAGTGTATGTGGTTGGAAATGCTACTGCTTCTCTAG tgAGTAAAATTGGCCTGGATACAGAAGGAGAAACCTGTGGAAATGCAGAAAAGCTTGCAGAATATATTTGTTCCA GGGAGTCCTCAGCACTGCCTCTTCTATTTCCCTGTGGAAACCTCAAAAGAGAAATCCTGCCGAAAGCGCTCAAGGACAAAG GGATTGCCATGGAAAGCGTAACTGTGTATCAGACAATTCCACACCCAGGAATCCAAGGGAACCTGAACAGCTACTATTCCCAGCAG GGGGTTCCAGCCAGCATCACATTTTTCAGTCCCTCTGGCCTCACATACAGTCTCAAGCATATTCAGGAGTTATCTGGTGACAATATCGATCAAATTAAG agatggggtctcacgatgttgcccaggctgatctcaaactcctggcctcaagcaatcttcccaccttggcctcccaaaatatag